One genomic window of Chanos chanos chromosome 13, fChaCha1.1, whole genome shotgun sequence includes the following:
- the fam107b gene encoding protein FAM107B isoform X1, translated as MTTMFRYPVFPVLPVSERCVGQVEIPERLPRVRSIMAEPDYMDGDCDELIKPKKLINPVKTSRNHQDLHRELLMNQRRGLAPQNKPELQKVMEKRKRDQVLKAQKEEQEAHKKQSDLEIELMKRQQKLEQLELEQQKNEEEQENTPEFVKMKSNLRRTKQEVDEQERTT; from the exons ATGACTACCATGTTCAGATACCCCGTGTTTCCAGTACTACCTG tctcagagCGGTGTGTGGGTCAGGTGGAGATACCAGAGAGACTGCCCCGGGTGCGTAGCATCATGGCAGAGCCAGACTACATGGACGGGGACTGTGATGAACTCATCAAGCCCAAAAAACTCATCAACCCTGTTAAGACCTCCAGGAACCACCAGGACCTGCACCGAGAACTACTGATGAACCAGAGGAG GGGGTTGGCTCCGCAGAATAAACCGGAGCTCCAGAAGGtgatggagaagaggaagagggaccAGGTGCTGAAGGCCCAGAAAGAGGAACAGGAGGCCCACAAGAAACAATCCGACCTGGAGATCGAACTGATGAAGAGACAGCAGAAACTCGAacag ctggagCTGGAGCAGCAGAAGaatgaggaggagcaggagaacaCCCCTGAGTTTGTCAAAATGAAGAGCAACCTGAGAAGAACCAAGCAAGAGGTGGATGAACAGGAACGTACCACTTAG
- the fam107b gene encoding protein FAM107B isoform X2, translating to MAEPDYMDGDCDELIKPKKLINPVKTSRNHQDLHRELLMNQRRGLAPQNKPELQKVMEKRKRDQVLKAQKEEQEAHKKQSDLEIELMKRQQKLEQLELEQQKNEEEQENTPEFVKMKSNLRRTKQEVDEQERTT from the exons ATGGCAGAGCCAGACTACATGGACGGGGACTGTGATGAACTCATCAAGCCCAAAAAACTCATCAACCCTGTTAAGACCTCCAGGAACCACCAGGACCTGCACCGAGAACTACTGATGAACCAGAGGAG GGGGTTGGCTCCGCAGAATAAACCGGAGCTCCAGAAGGtgatggagaagaggaagagggaccAGGTGCTGAAGGCCCAGAAAGAGGAACAGGAGGCCCACAAGAAACAATCCGACCTGGAGATCGAACTGATGAAGAGACAGCAGAAACTCGAacag ctggagCTGGAGCAGCAGAAGaatgaggaggagcaggagaacaCCCCTGAGTTTGTCAAAATGAAGAGCAACCTGAGAAGAACCAAGCAAGAGGTGGATGAACAGGAACGTACCACTTAG